The Bacteroidales bacterium genomic interval GCAGCCGCCCCTCCGGCAGAATCAAGAGCTGTTGCCAAATATCCTCCGTGTAAACGTTTTGAACGAGGATCTCCGATAAATTCTTCCTTATACGGAAATAATAATTTAACATAACCGGCATCTAACTCAAGTACTTTCACTCCAATGAATTTTATCATAGGAATGTGATTTTCAAGCACTTCTTTAAATATTTTCTTTACTGAATTTGTCATAGTAAACTATTATAAAATGATGAAGAAACCCCGAATCAATCACGAGACATTTTTGTTGTTAATATTTTTAGTGTGATAGTGTTTTTAACTATATATTTGTTTTTGTTTCTTGTTTTTGAATTTTTGCTAAAATACTATCACACTATAAAACAACCTGCTTATTTTTGACCGTAATATACAGAAGAAATTCCGAATGTAAATTTCTTTTCTTTAATATTTTTAAAACCTGCTTCTTTCATTTTATCAACAAATTTTTTTCCGTACGGAAACGCATCAACAGAGGCAGGCAGATAGGTATATGCTGACATGTCTTTGGAAAAAAGGCTTCCGACAGTCGGTAATATCCTTTTGAAATAGAAGTTATAAAGTTGTTTTACCGGAAAATTTTCAGGACGAGAAAACTCAAGAACTACAACTTCTCCGCCGGGTTTCAATACTCTGTACATTTCATTTATTCCCTTTTGAAGATTTTCAAAATTACGAACACCGAAAGCAACTGTAACTGCATCAAATGAATTATCTGGGAATTTTA includes:
- the ubiE gene encoding bifunctional demethylmenaquinone methyltransferase/2-methoxy-6-polyprenyl-1,4-benzoquinol methylase UbiE; its protein translation is MNNSEKVTPYKDSNKGKKKQVAEMFDNIAYKYDFLNHFLSMNIDKIWRRKSIRLLEKSKPGKILDVATGTGDFAVEIYKRLKPKMIIGIDISTGMLKVGEEKVKKKKLSEIIEFLEGDSENIKFPDNSFDAVTVAFGVRNFENLQKGINEMYRVLKPGGEVVVLEFSRPENFPVKQLYNFYFKRILPTVGSLFSKDMSAYTYLPASVDAFPYGKKFVDKMKEAGFKNIKEKKFTFGISSVYYGQK